A genomic segment from Peribacillus sp. ACCC06369 encodes:
- a CDS encoding TerC family protein, with translation MEASILLEYGWVLLILVGLEGILAADNAVVMAVMVKHLPKEQQRKALFYGLMGAFVFRFASLFLISFLIDVWQIQAIGAIYLLFIAFQNIYKKYAVKGEKEITKPKKQSGFWMTVVKVEAADIAFAIDSMLAAVALAVTLPATGWMKVGGIDGGQFAVMFLGGMIGLIIMRFAANAFVKLLHQRPSLETAAFLIVGWVGVKLAVHTLAHPSLAVIDHHFPESTLWKSIFWTVLIGIAAGAWIISSKKEKKAKEEKKIQEA, from the coding sequence ATGGAAGCATCAATATTATTGGAATACGGCTGGGTCCTTCTTATCTTGGTTGGATTGGAAGGGATACTTGCTGCGGATAATGCAGTTGTCATGGCTGTCATGGTTAAGCATTTACCAAAAGAACAACAGCGAAAAGCCTTGTTTTATGGTCTGATGGGAGCTTTTGTTTTCCGCTTTGCAAGTTTATTCCTTATTTCCTTTCTTATCGACGTGTGGCAAATTCAAGCAATCGGTGCGATTTATTTACTTTTCATTGCTTTTCAGAACATTTACAAAAAATACGCTGTTAAAGGTGAGAAGGAAATCACAAAGCCTAAAAAGCAATCTGGCTTCTGGATGACCGTGGTAAAGGTTGAAGCGGCTGATATAGCTTTCGCAATCGATTCCATGTTGGCTGCCGTAGCACTGGCTGTTACACTTCCTGCAACAGGCTGGATGAAAGTCGGCGGTATAGACGGAGGGCAATTCGCTGTCATGTTCCTCGGCGGTATGATTGGTTTGATCATTATGCGATTTGCAGCAAATGCATTCGTGAAGTTGCTTCATCAGCGTCCTTCACTCGAAACGGCAGCATTTTTGATTGTGGGTTGGGTTGGAGTGAAATTGGCGGTACACACACTCGCGCACCCTTCACTGGCTGTCATCGATCATCATTTCCCTGAATCAACTCTTTGGAAATCGATTTTTTGGACCGTATTGATTGGAATTGCGGCAGGTGCATGGATCATTTCAAGCAAAAAAGAAAAAAAAGCGAAAGAAGAGAAAAAAATACAGGAAGCTTAA
- the sigI gene encoding RNA polymerase sigma factor SigI codes for MLGLLFTAFKKKRSLEETVLKIQEGDISLRNDTIESFKPFIAKTVSSVCRRYIYESDDEFSIGMIAFNEAIDKYSPEKGRSLLAFAETLVRRRVIDYLRSQSKRKEVLLDLTLNDDNDQSHIYIDNENSINEYEKQKESERRKEEIHLYISHLQDFGLSFEDLVENSPKHADARKGAIMIAKLLMEDDELKEILFAKKRLPVKQLEGKVDVSRKTIERNRKYIIAVAIIINGDFLYLNDYIKGAING; via the coding sequence ATGCTTGGTTTGTTGTTTACAGCATTCAAAAAAAAGCGTTCTTTAGAAGAAACCGTATTGAAAATTCAAGAAGGCGATATAAGCCTTCGTAATGATACTATAGAGTCGTTCAAACCTTTTATTGCGAAGACCGTCTCATCGGTTTGCAGACGTTACATATACGAATCAGATGATGAATTTAGTATTGGAATGATTGCTTTTAATGAGGCAATCGATAAATATTCCCCGGAAAAAGGCCGTTCTTTATTGGCATTTGCCGAAACCCTCGTTAGACGAAGGGTTATTGATTATTTAAGAAGCCAGTCGAAACGAAAAGAAGTATTATTGGATTTGACTCTGAATGATGATAATGATCAAAGCCATATATATATCGATAATGAAAATTCCATCAATGAGTACGAGAAGCAAAAGGAATCGGAAAGAAGAAAAGAAGAAATTCACCTTTATATAAGCCATCTACAGGATTTTGGTCTGTCATTTGAGGATTTAGTTGAAAACTCTCCAAAACATGCGGATGCAAGGAAGGGAGCCATCATGATCGCTAAATTGTTAATGGAAGATGACGAACTGAAAGAAATCCTGTTTGCAAAAAAGCGGCTGCCAGTAAAGCAGCTCGAAGGAAAAGTGGATGTAAGCAGAAAAACGATTGAACGGAACAGAAAGTACATCATTGCTGTTGCAATCATAATAAACGGAGATTTTTTGTACTTGAATGATTATATAAAAGGGGCTATCAATGGATGA
- a CDS encoding response regulator, translated as MIKVMIVEDDPMVAEFNKRYLNQVDGYELAAVCSSVDQALNVLENQRIGLVLLDIFMPGKNGLDLLSQIRESEKEIDVIVISAASDIERIQKALRLGAVDYLIKPFEFERFNAALSAYRNKSDFIQDKNMLNQEELDYRILHQEEIHLPEELPKGLAQDTLKIIWNVILVLKKAPFSTEEVVNVAGISRVSVRKYLKFMKDIGVLDVKVIYGTVGRPVSQHKFNDDKSHIIQRYL; from the coding sequence ATGATTAAGGTAATGATCGTAGAAGATGACCCGATGGTTGCAGAGTTCAATAAGCGCTATTTGAATCAAGTCGATGGCTACGAATTAGCTGCTGTCTGTTCCTCAGTGGATCAAGCTCTGAATGTATTGGAAAATCAAAGAATAGGGTTAGTTCTATTAGACATTTTCATGCCTGGGAAAAATGGACTCGATTTACTCTCACAAATTCGAGAAAGTGAAAAAGAGATAGATGTTATTGTCATTTCTGCTGCGTCGGACATTGAGAGGATTCAGAAAGCATTAAGACTAGGTGCTGTTGATTATTTAATTAAGCCGTTTGAATTTGAACGTTTTAACGCGGCCTTATCAGCATATCGGAACAAATCAGATTTTATTCAAGATAAAAATATGCTAAATCAAGAAGAATTGGATTATCGAATTTTGCATCAAGAAGAAATTCACTTACCAGAGGAACTACCGAAAGGATTAGCTCAAGATACCTTAAAGATTATATGGAATGTAATACTGGTATTAAAAAAAGCTCCCTTTTCAACAGAGGAAGTCGTAAATGTGGCGGGTATATCCAGGGTATCAGTAAGGAAATATTTAAAATTCATGAAGGATATCGGTGTCCTTGATGTTAAGGTAATCTATGGAACGGTAGGCCGACCAGTATCCCAACACAAGTTTAATGATGACAAGAGCCATATTATTCAACGTTATCTGTAA
- a CDS encoding alpha/beta-type small acid-soluble spore protein — protein MANSSNNLLVPGIEQALEQIKYEIASEFGVQLGSDTSARANGSVGGEITKRLVQQAQSQLKGQ, from the coding sequence ATGGCTAACAGCAGTAACAACCTTCTTGTTCCTGGAATCGAACAAGCATTAGAACAAATCAAATATGAAATTGCATCAGAGTTTGGTGTACAATTAGGTTCGGATACTTCAGCACGTGCCAATGGTTCAGTTGGCGGCGAAATTACGAAACGTCTTGTACAACAAGCACAATCTCAACTTAAAGGTCAATAA
- a CDS encoding aldehyde dehydrogenase family protein, with product MEKIHDKWEVFSPATGEKIAEIDPTPLTSIPHIYKKSRHAFKAWSNLPIKERLHYLKRLRLLMVEKMDEIAEVISKDTGKVKIEALVADIMPTIDAIKHIEKHAVKTLSGQKVTTPLILIGKKSYVHYMPRGTILVISPWNYPLQLSMVPILNALAAGNTVIAKPSEVTPLVGVCIENLFLEAGFPEGTIQFAHGGKELGAELTERKPDYIFFTGSVRTGKMIGEVAARQLIPTTLELGGKDPMIVLHDANLERAVNGALWGAFTNSGQVCMSVERVYVERTVYKEFLMLLKEKTKSMRQGMQLKDDIGSMTFPAQVDVVAGHLEDALTKGAIIETGTPPKEWKRGQTHFIPPTILSKVDHSMKIMKEETFGPVLPVMPFDTEEEVIALANESEYGLNSSVWTMDGEKASRIASQLVTGAVTINDVLITVANHHLPFGGAKQSGIGRYHGEHGLKIFCHEKAVMVDKGKKNSEIQWYPYEGKYTSFLSLFQNYFSARPNWIRFGKEYLQLIKLTKGKRK from the coding sequence ATGGAAAAAATACATGACAAGTGGGAAGTGTTTTCTCCGGCAACAGGTGAGAAGATCGCGGAAATCGATCCAACGCCATTGACGTCGATACCTCATATATATAAGAAATCAAGACATGCGTTCAAAGCATGGTCGAATCTTCCCATCAAGGAAAGGCTGCACTATTTAAAACGTCTTCGTTTATTGATGGTTGAAAAAATGGATGAAATTGCGGAAGTCATTTCAAAAGATACGGGAAAAGTGAAAATTGAAGCACTGGTTGCTGACATCATGCCAACCATTGATGCAATCAAGCATATCGAGAAACATGCAGTGAAAACTCTTTCCGGACAGAAGGTAACCACTCCACTCATATTAATTGGTAAAAAATCATATGTCCATTATATGCCCCGGGGAACGATTCTCGTCATTTCCCCATGGAATTATCCGCTTCAGCTATCGATGGTCCCCATTCTTAATGCTCTAGCAGCGGGAAATACAGTCATCGCCAAGCCATCAGAAGTAACTCCATTAGTTGGGGTTTGCATCGAAAATCTGTTTCTTGAAGCAGGTTTCCCAGAGGGAACGATACAATTTGCCCATGGGGGAAAAGAATTGGGTGCAGAGTTGACTGAGCGAAAACCGGATTATATATTTTTTACTGGGTCTGTAAGGACCGGAAAAATGATTGGTGAGGTGGCAGCAAGACAACTGATCCCAACGACTCTGGAGCTTGGCGGGAAGGATCCGATGATCGTTTTGCATGATGCTAACCTGGAACGGGCAGTGAACGGGGCTCTTTGGGGGGCTTTTACGAACAGCGGGCAGGTTTGCATGAGTGTTGAAAGGGTTTATGTAGAACGTACTGTTTATAAGGAATTCCTAATGCTTCTTAAAGAAAAAACGAAGTCCATGAGGCAGGGAATGCAATTAAAGGATGATATCGGTTCAATGACTTTCCCGGCACAGGTTGATGTTGTGGCTGGACACCTGGAGGACGCACTGACTAAGGGGGCGATAATTGAAACAGGAACACCTCCGAAAGAGTGGAAAAGGGGACAGACCCATTTCATTCCGCCGACGATTCTGTCCAAAGTCGATCATTCCATGAAAATCATGAAAGAAGAAACGTTCGGACCCGTGTTGCCCGTTATGCCTTTCGACACGGAGGAGGAAGTGATCGCCCTAGCAAATGAAAGTGAATATGGACTTAATTCGAGCGTTTGGACGATGGACGGGGAAAAAGCAAGCCGGATTGCGTCACAGTTAGTAACAGGAGCGGTGACGATCAATGATGTGCTAATTACTGTTGCTAATCATCATTTACCATTTGGCGGTGCCAAACAAAGTGGCATTGGCCGCTATCATGGCGAGCATGGATTGAAGATTTTCTGTCATGAAAAAGCGGTCATGGTCGATAAAGGTAAAAAGAATTCAGAAATCCAATGGTATCCATATGAGGGGAAATACACGAGTTTTTTATCGCTGTTTCAGAACTACTTTTCTGCAAGACCGAACTGGATTCGTTTTGGCAAAGAATATTTGCAATTGATTAAATTAACCAAAGGGAAACGAAAATGA
- a CDS encoding NAD-dependent malic enzyme, whose product MTAYEKTKKGLETTLRGKGVLSNPFINKGVAFTKEERNELGLVGLLPSQVLTLEEQVKRAYEQFSTQPSNIRKNGMLYDLFNRNVVLFYRLLKDHLSEILPIIYTPTVGEAIQQYSQEYHRPGGLYLSIDNMEGMEDAFKNLDLSSDDIDLIVVTDSESILGIGDQGVGGINIAIGKLAVYTAAAGIDPSRVLPIVLDVGTDNESLISDPLYIGNRFGRVRGDEYTEFIDLFVKKSQAFFPNALLHWEDFGNINARNIIDNYGDKILTFNDDIQGTGAVTLAAVMSALQVTGVPLKEQRVVVFGPGAAGIGNADQMVEAMILDGVSREEAYGHFWAVDYRGLLIDDIPDVLKFQKSYCRKAEEVEEWNRNEVGIIPLLEVIKKVKPTILIGTSGQTGAFSEEVVKEMAKHVEHPIIMPMSNPTPLAEAVPEDLIKWTQGKALIATGSPFDDVDYNEVIYTIGQSNNAYIFPGLGLGAIVAKATKISKGMLAAASSAVSRLSDSSKHGASLLPSIKQLQEVSKSVAIEVAKTAIEEGIAKADITDIEKAITDSMWKPEYKTIHGK is encoded by the coding sequence ATGACAGCTTATGAAAAGACAAAAAAGGGTTTGGAAACAACTTTAAGAGGAAAAGGTGTTCTGTCAAACCCCTTTATTAATAAAGGGGTTGCTTTCACTAAGGAAGAAAGAAATGAACTAGGATTGGTAGGCTTGCTACCATCCCAGGTGCTTACTCTTGAGGAACAAGTAAAAAGAGCTTATGAACAATTCTCCACTCAACCTAGCAATATTCGGAAGAATGGAATGTTATATGATTTATTTAATAGGAATGTGGTACTGTTTTACCGTCTACTTAAAGACCATCTAAGTGAAATACTGCCGATCATTTACACACCTACTGTAGGAGAGGCCATTCAACAGTACTCCCAAGAATATCACCGTCCAGGAGGTCTATACCTTTCTATTGATAATATGGAGGGAATGGAAGATGCATTTAAAAACCTGGACCTTTCATCTGATGATATCGATTTAATCGTTGTTACAGATTCTGAAAGTATTCTTGGAATCGGGGATCAGGGAGTTGGTGGAATTAACATTGCCATTGGCAAATTGGCAGTCTACACAGCAGCTGCGGGAATTGATCCAAGCAGGGTGCTACCTATTGTCCTGGATGTTGGGACAGACAATGAAAGCCTGATTAGTGATCCACTGTATATTGGTAACAGGTTTGGGCGTGTTCGCGGTGATGAATACACCGAATTCATTGATTTATTTGTTAAAAAGTCTCAAGCCTTCTTCCCAAATGCATTACTTCACTGGGAAGACTTTGGAAATATAAATGCACGAAATATAATCGATAATTATGGCGACAAAATTCTCACTTTTAATGATGATATACAAGGTACAGGTGCAGTAACACTAGCCGCCGTAATGTCTGCCTTACAAGTAACTGGTGTTCCTTTAAAGGAACAAAGGGTTGTTGTTTTTGGTCCAGGTGCAGCAGGAATCGGTAATGCTGATCAAATGGTTGAAGCCATGATCCTAGATGGCGTTTCCAGAGAAGAGGCATATGGTCACTTTTGGGCCGTCGATTATCGTGGATTGTTGATAGATGACATTCCAGATGTTTTGAAATTCCAAAAGTCGTATTGCCGGAAAGCTGAAGAAGTCGAGGAATGGAATCGGAATGAAGTCGGAATCATTCCATTATTAGAGGTAATAAAAAAGGTTAAACCAACCATCTTAATCGGCACATCTGGTCAGACAGGGGCATTCTCAGAAGAAGTTGTAAAAGAAATGGCAAAGCACGTGGAACATCCTATTATTATGCCGATGTCAAATCCGACTCCCTTAGCGGAAGCTGTTCCTGAAGACCTAATAAAGTGGACTCAAGGTAAAGCCTTAATAGCGACAGGAAGCCCGTTTGATGATGTTGACTATAATGAGGTGATTTATACAATCGGACAATCTAATAATGCATATATTTTCCCAGGACTTGGACTTGGTGCAATTGTCGCAAAAGCAACAAAAATCTCTAAGGGCATGCTTGCAGCAGCCTCATCTGCTGTTTCAAGATTATCGGATAGCAGTAAGCATGGTGCTTCTTTACTCCCTTCAATCAAACAATTGCAAGAGGTTTCTAAATCTGTAGCCATTGAAGTGGCAAAGACAGCCATCGAAGAAGGAATTGCGAAAGCAGATATAACAGATATTGAAAAAGCAATAACAGATTCCATGTGGAAGCCGGAGTACAAAACTATTCATGGGAAATAA
- a CDS encoding anti-sigma factor domain-containing protein, which yields MKKGVILSVNKRFVTLLTPEGEFLKAKRQERAYEVGEEITFSPAKQKFTLAFSNFHSSFKKKAVLSIASTFLILFSILPSYFSGSVSAYMTIDVNPSIELELDDHLEVLKLTGLNEDGKLVIGQLKDWKGKDIKTVTVRIVETTKQLGYLKGNKQIVVSTTLLDKNKKLDRNLKEEIKEIAEQDNVTKTKMKVIQATKSDRDQAREQGISTGKYVEKKLNEDKEKVKVNMREPAPDKKVEEKVDIPKVKSETLSTENKSDGEKEIENNANAIKQKPSNEVKPTERKNLGTQTAQNKEQTDSKAENGKRNEVNGFKERSREPKIKSDRNQNNQSKDKHKNEKYVKKFDKKRVPLVKEKNNDDPVKYEKKNKQVKQVKQVKQVEQVKQVKQVKQVKQVKQVKQVKQGKQDWNKSKRDKGNNGHGNERNK from the coding sequence ATGAAAAAAGGAGTTATTCTTTCAGTTAATAAGCGATTTGTAACCCTATTGACCCCCGAGGGTGAATTTCTAAAAGCCAAAAGGCAGGAACGGGCATATGAAGTGGGTGAGGAAATCACCTTTTCACCTGCTAAACAAAAGTTCACTTTAGCCTTTTCCAATTTTCATTCATCTTTCAAAAAAAAGGCCGTGCTAAGCATTGCTTCCACCTTCCTGATTCTATTTTCGATTCTTCCATCCTATTTCTCTGGGTCTGTTTCGGCATATATGACAATAGATGTGAATCCAAGCATTGAGTTGGAGCTTGACGATCATTTAGAAGTTCTCAAACTTACTGGCTTAAATGAAGACGGCAAGCTTGTGATTGGTCAGCTGAAGGATTGGAAAGGCAAGGATATTAAGACTGTTACAGTCCGAATCGTTGAAACCACGAAGCAACTCGGTTATTTGAAAGGAAATAAACAAATAGTCGTTTCCACTACATTATTGGATAAGAATAAAAAACTGGATAGGAATTTAAAAGAAGAGATAAAAGAAATAGCTGAGCAGGATAATGTTACTAAAACAAAGATGAAAGTGATTCAGGCAACAAAAAGCGATCGTGACCAAGCAAGGGAACAAGGCATATCCACAGGTAAGTATGTTGAAAAGAAGTTGAATGAAGATAAAGAAAAGGTAAAGGTCAATATGAGGGAACCTGCACCGGATAAAAAAGTCGAGGAAAAGGTTGATATTCCGAAAGTGAAGAGCGAAACGCTGAGTACAGAAAACAAATCGGATGGCGAAAAGGAAATAGAGAACAATGCAAATGCAATAAAACAAAAGCCGTCAAACGAAGTCAAACCAACTGAACGGAAAAACCTGGGAACACAAACTGCCCAAAATAAGGAACAAACTGATAGTAAAGCTGAAAATGGAAAACGGAATGAGGTAAATGGCTTCAAGGAAAGAAGCAGGGAGCCAAAAATAAAATCTGATCGCAATCAAAACAACCAATCAAAGGACAAGCATAAAAATGAAAAGTATGTTAAAAAGTTCGATAAGAAAAGAGTTCCATTGGTCAAAGAAAAGAATAATGACGATCCAGTAAAGTATGAAAAAAAAAATAAGCAAGTAAAGCAAGTAAAGCAAGTAAAGCAAGTAGAGCAAGTAAAGCAAGTAAAGCAAGTAAAGCAAGTAAAACAAGTAAAACAAGTAAAACAAGTAAAACAAGGTAAGCAAGATTGGAATAAGTCGAAAAGGGATAAGGGTAATAATGGACATGGGAATGAACGCAATAAGTAA
- a CDS encoding FtsW/RodA/SpoVE family cell cycle protein — MKRIIKAYDFPIFIAVVLLCLFGLVMIYSSSMITAVARYGQPMDFFFEKQKTAFLISFLAMIVTMILPYKMYKNKMFLMSMMFGMAGILLLLFIFGHTAGNATSWFKVGSKSIQPAEFSKLAMIIYLAAIYGKRQDRINSIDKAVIPPIFFLVFICFLIGIQPDYGTAAVIFLISSTMIISSGMSFKSIFKLSLITAIFVAIFALGVLVTGNFSSILSENKVSRFTGFADPFGTAGESGYQLVNSLFAIGSGGLTGVGLGDSVQKYGYLPESHTDFIMSVIAEELGIFGVGFVLLTLGFIVLRGYVLSAKCKDPFGSLLLIGISSMIGIQVGINVGGVTGLIPITGITLPFISYGGSSLLLLMLSMGIFQNVVMRMNLLEQKEKVVSIPKDEIASSK, encoded by the coding sequence GTGAAAAGAATAATTAAAGCATACGACTTCCCTATTTTCATCGCTGTCGTATTACTCTGTTTGTTTGGTTTAGTCATGATTTACAGTTCGAGTATGATTACTGCTGTTGCTCGATACGGCCAGCCCATGGATTTCTTCTTTGAGAAACAAAAAACGGCCTTTCTCATTTCATTCCTGGCAATGATTGTCACGATGATTCTTCCTTATAAGATGTACAAAAACAAAATGTTCTTGATGTCTATGATGTTTGGAATGGCCGGTATCCTTTTGCTGCTATTTATCTTCGGCCACACAGCAGGAAATGCCACAAGTTGGTTCAAGGTAGGGTCTAAATCGATCCAACCTGCGGAATTTTCCAAATTAGCCATGATCATTTATCTTGCAGCCATTTACGGAAAAAGGCAGGATCGTATCAATAGTATTGATAAAGCCGTCATCCCCCCGATTTTCTTTCTGGTATTCATCTGTTTTTTAATCGGTATACAGCCTGACTATGGAACGGCAGCTGTCATTTTCCTGATTTCAAGTACCATGATCATTTCATCCGGGATGTCCTTTAAGAGTATATTCAAACTCTCTTTGATTACTGCGATATTCGTTGCCATATTTGCATTAGGAGTACTCGTTACAGGAAATTTCTCATCCATTCTCTCTGAAAATAAGGTGTCTCGTTTTACGGGGTTTGCTGATCCTTTTGGAACGGCAGGAGAAAGCGGGTATCAACTCGTGAATTCATTATTCGCAATAGGATCCGGTGGCCTTACTGGAGTGGGACTTGGTGACAGTGTACAAAAATACGGGTACTTGCCTGAATCACATACTGATTTCATCATGTCTGTCATTGCAGAAGAGCTCGGGATATTCGGAGTGGGATTCGTTCTATTGACACTTGGTTTTATCGTCCTAAGGGGATATGTACTTTCAGCAAAATGCAAAGATCCATTTGGAAGTCTTTTATTGATAGGCATCTCATCCATGATCGGCATTCAAGTTGGCATCAACGTTGGCGGAGTGACTGGACTTATCCCAATTACAGGGATCACTCTTCCATTCATCAGTTATGGGGGATCTTCCTTACTGCTACTCATGCTTTCAATGGGCATTTTCCAAAATGTCGTAATGCGAATGAATTTACTTGAACAGAAAGAAAAGGTCGTGTCCATCCCAAAAGATGAGATTGCGTCTTCAAAATAA
- the nhaC gene encoding Na+/H+ antiporter NhaC produces the protein MRLEDAKLKLSLPEAIGVLAVLFLIIAIGIIHYGLAPHIPIIAAILFLFVYGKIKKLPFSIMEAAIVKGAVSGMGAIYIFFFIGMLISIWMASGTIPTIMYYGFDWISGEYFYAVTFLVCSLIGLCIGSSLTTSATIGVAFIGMAAAMDLSLAITAGAIISGAFLGDKMSPLSDSTNLASGTVGVPLFEHINNMQWTTIPGFLISLIIFYFLSPNVKLARVEEVEAMTKALEMETNISILSLIPFVIVLVMALKKVSAIPTLSAGIVSAAVIAFIQTPSLTVAKVADILYGGFVLKSGMDQLDSILSRGGIESMMFSVSMVLLALAMGGLLFELGVIPSILNAVQDSLTSVAKVISATVFAGISVNFLVGEQYLSVILPGKAFQQKYEDLGLQPKTLGRVLEDAGTVVNPLVPWGVCGVFLTQVLGVSTLEYAPFAFFCLLCPLLSLISGFTKIGIHYK, from the coding sequence ATGCGTCTTGAAGATGCAAAGCTAAAACTCTCCTTACCTGAAGCAATCGGGGTTTTGGCAGTTCTTTTCTTAATCATTGCAATTGGTATCATACATTATGGACTGGCCCCCCATATTCCAATAATAGCTGCTATCCTATTTCTATTTGTTTATGGAAAGATCAAGAAGCTGCCATTTTCGATTATGGAGGCGGCTATCGTCAAAGGTGCAGTTTCTGGTATGGGAGCTATCTATATATTCTTTTTCATTGGAATGCTAATTTCGATCTGGATGGCAAGCGGGACGATCCCTACCATCATGTACTATGGGTTTGACTGGATTTCTGGTGAATATTTCTATGCGGTCACATTTCTGGTGTGTTCGCTAATTGGGCTCTGTATCGGGAGTTCACTTACAACATCAGCCACGATCGGAGTTGCTTTCATAGGTATGGCGGCGGCGATGGATTTATCGTTGGCAATTACAGCCGGTGCAATCATTTCAGGTGCATTTCTTGGGGATAAAATGTCTCCATTATCCGACTCGACCAACCTTGCTTCGGGAACGGTTGGAGTACCATTATTTGAACATATTAATAATATGCAGTGGACAACGATTCCAGGTTTTTTAATATCACTTATCATCTTTTACTTCCTTTCACCGAATGTCAAACTGGCTCGTGTTGAGGAGGTTGAAGCCATGACCAAAGCCTTGGAAATGGAAACGAACATTAGCATATTGAGTTTGATTCCGTTTGTCATCGTTCTAGTCATGGCTTTGAAAAAGGTGTCGGCGATTCCGACATTGTCAGCAGGAATCGTTTCGGCGGCTGTCATTGCTTTCATACAAACGCCAAGTTTGACCGTTGCAAAAGTAGCTGATATCTTATATGGCGGTTTTGTACTTAAGAGTGGAATGGATCAACTTGACTCAATCCTATCGCGGGGTGGCATTGAAAGTATGATGTTCTCCGTTTCGATGGTGTTGTTGGCATTGGCGATGGGCGGACTATTGTTTGAATTAGGAGTCATCCCTTCTATTTTAAATGCGGTCCAGGATTCATTGACGAGTGTAGCGAAAGTGATTTCAGCTACCGTATTTGCAGGAATCAGCGTGAATTTCCTAGTGGGGGAACAGTATTTGTCAGTTATACTGCCTGGGAAAGCCTTTCAGCAGAAATATGAAGATTTAGGCTTACAGCCAAAAACGCTTGGGAGGGTACTTGAAGATGCGGGAACGGTTGTGAATCCTCTGGTTCCTTGGGGTGTCTGCGGTGTATTCTTGACACAGGTATTGGGTGTTTCAACCCTTGAATATGCCCCATTTGCCTTCTTTTGCTTACTTTGCCCTTTGCTTAGTTTGATTTCGGGCTTTACGAAAATAGGTATCCATTATAAATGA
- a CDS encoding AEC family transporter yields MNIGNIFLTLIPIFFTIIIGYLGGYFKIFNSESSKGLNTLVTKFALPAHLFIGITTTSKQTLINQWSFFLTMTIGVIGFYIILLIVARLVFKYDLTAASMFSLNATQPAFAFMGISVLGSLFGAQEIAIPIAITGIVVNALLDPLATIVGTVGQSRLGKSKDEKTNILGIVLHGLSEPLACIPLLAVVLTLLGFQAPDIIKNALDQIGSVTSGVALFAVGVTVGIRKISLRPIAFGISILKVVAIPLYMMLVAHLIGLDHADTIKAILLVSFPGSAVAAMISTRFDSLSTETASSFVISTILSLITLPIYISLLM; encoded by the coding sequence GTGAATATTGGGAATATATTTTTAACATTAATACCAATCTTTTTTACAATTATTATTGGTTATTTGGGTGGCTATTTTAAAATTTTTAATTCAGAATCCTCCAAAGGGCTTAATACGTTAGTTACAAAATTTGCTTTACCTGCACACTTATTCATTGGGATCACAACAACCTCAAAACAAACCTTAATTAATCAATGGTCATTTTTCTTAACTATGACCATAGGTGTTATTGGCTTTTACATTATCCTTTTAATAGTGGCTCGTTTGGTGTTTAAATACGATTTGACTGCAGCATCTATGTTTTCATTAAACGCAACTCAGCCAGCCTTTGCTTTTATGGGGATTTCTGTATTAGGCAGTTTGTTTGGGGCGCAAGAGATAGCTATACCTATTGCGATTACGGGTATTGTGGTGAATGCCCTTCTGGATCCATTAGCAACAATAGTTGGTACGGTCGGACAATCCAGATTGGGTAAATCTAAAGATGAAAAAACAAACATTCTGGGTATCGTTTTGCATGGTCTTAGCGAACCGCTTGCATGTATTCCTTTACTTGCTGTTGTATTAACACTATTAGGGTTCCAGGCACCGGATATCATAAAAAATGCGCTTGATCAAATTGGGTCAGTGACATCTGGGGTTGCATTATTTGCTGTAGGTGTAACCGTGGGTATCCGTAAGATTAGCTTACGGCCAATTGCTTTTGGTATTTCCATTTTAAAAGTTGTGGCTATTCCATTATATATGATGCTGGTCGCTCATCTAATTGGCCTTGATCATGCAGATACAATTAAAGCTATTTTGCTAGTATCATTTCCAGGATCTGCTGTAGCAGCAATGATTTCAACTAGATTTGATTCGTTATCAACTGAGACAGCATCTTCATTTGTAATTAGTACCATTCTATCTTTAATTACATTACCTATCTATATATCCTTGTTAATGTAG